The Klebsiella sp. RHBSTW-00484 genome includes a window with the following:
- the wbaP gene encoding undecaprenyl-phosphate galactose phosphotransferase WbaP: MTHFNRNIICSVALVFADLSSFILSMYLALGVLSFTLTEFNQRVPDDQIEHWIVLHWMLGLFCIAWYGVRLRHYFYRKTFWFELKEILRTLVIFAVIELAVMAFTKWYFSRYVWLLTWIFAVILVPVSRIIIKHCLNAFNIWVRDTWIIGNGKNAYEAYKAINSESNLGLKVVGFVSIDRETDLAHGIDGIPVVRTSQQWLDTINKRTQFIVAVESNQGDIRNNWLREFMIRGYRYVSVIPTLRGMPLDSTDMSFIFSHEVMIFRVQQNMAKLSSRILKRLFDVFGSMGIILILSPLLIYISLKVKKDKGPAIYGHMRVGKGGKIFKCLKFRSMVINSQEVLEHLLKTDPHAQSEWEETFKLKNDPRVTKIGRFLRKTSLDELPQLFNVLRGEMSLVGPRPIITAELERYNDEVDYYLLSKPGMTGLWQVSGRSDVDYDTRVYLDAWYVKNWSMWNDIAILFKTVSVVLKKDGAY, encoded by the coding sequence ATGACGCATTTTAATAGAAATATTATTTGCAGCGTAGCTTTAGTATTCGCCGATTTAAGTAGTTTTATATTATCTATGTATTTAGCTTTGGGTGTGCTTTCTTTTACTCTTACTGAATTTAATCAGCGTGTACCGGACGATCAAATAGAGCATTGGATTGTACTGCATTGGATGTTGGGTTTATTTTGTATCGCTTGGTATGGTGTACGATTGCGGCATTACTTCTACCGTAAAACGTTTTGGTTTGAATTAAAAGAAATACTACGGACCTTGGTTATTTTTGCCGTAATAGAGTTAGCTGTAATGGCATTTACTAAATGGTATTTTTCACGATATGTATGGCTTTTGACATGGATATTTGCCGTAATTCTTGTACCTGTTTCAAGGATTATAATAAAACATTGTTTAAATGCATTCAATATATGGGTTCGAGATACTTGGATTATAGGTAATGGTAAAAATGCATATGAAGCGTATAAGGCAATCAATAGCGAGAGTAATCTTGGACTTAAGGTCGTAGGTTTTGTTTCAATTGATCGTGAGACTGATTTAGCACATGGAATAGATGGCATTCCGGTAGTGAGGACAAGTCAACAATGGTTGGACACAATCAATAAGCGCACACAGTTCATCGTAGCAGTTGAGTCAAACCAAGGAGATATACGCAATAATTGGCTGAGAGAATTTATGATTAGGGGATATCGTTATGTGTCAGTTATCCCAACTTTACGTGGTATGCCATTAGATAGCACAGATATGTCATTTATTTTTAGCCATGAGGTGATGATCTTTCGTGTTCAGCAAAACATGGCCAAATTGTCTTCACGTATTTTAAAAAGGTTATTTGATGTTTTTGGCTCAATGGGGATAATTCTAATTCTCTCTCCCTTATTGATATACATTAGTCTAAAAGTAAAGAAAGATAAAGGGCCAGCAATTTACGGACACATGCGTGTTGGAAAAGGCGGTAAAATTTTTAAGTGCTTAAAATTTCGATCTATGGTAATTAACTCACAGGAGGTTTTAGAGCATTTATTGAAAACAGATCCTCATGCCCAATCTGAGTGGGAGGAAACATTTAAGCTAAAAAATGATCCAAGAGTAACTAAAATCGGACGTTTTTTACGAAAAACCAGCTTAGATGAGCTTCCGCAATTATTCAATGTGCTAAGAGGCGAAATGAGTTTAGTAGGGCCACGGCCTATTATTACCGCAGAATTAGAACGATATAATGATGAGGTCGATTATTATTTATTAAGTAAACCAGGTATGACTGGTCTTTGGCAGGTAAGTGGGCGTAGCGATGTTGATTATGATACTCGTGTATATCTAGATGCATGGTATGTTAAAAATTGGTCTATGTGGAATGATATTGCAATTTTATTCAAAACAGTTAGTGTTGTACTGAAGAAAGATGGGGCATACTAA
- a CDS encoding DUF4422 domain-containing protein — translation MERMRIYTVTHKNFQPTAESIYQPIIVGNGEVNLSSAVRDNIGDNITEKNKSFCEMTALYWIWKNTSFSENDIIGLTHYRRYFKKGVKNIIATEGDIKKILNSYDIIIPKKRNYYIVSVQEHYKKAHYSKDLMLVREIISNKQSEYLVHFDNIMNGKTLSLYNMFVTSWGIFESYCNWVFPILFELDTRIDKEKYDSYQMRVIGFLAERLFNVWLEGEKNKLKIYEMPVYNTDGENLIVKGINLIKRQYCS, via the coding sequence ATGGAAAGAATGAGAATATACACTGTTACGCATAAAAACTTTCAACCAACAGCTGAAAGTATTTATCAGCCTATTATTGTTGGCAATGGTGAGGTTAATCTTTCTTCAGCAGTAAGGGATAATATTGGTGATAATATCACAGAAAAAAATAAATCTTTCTGTGAAATGACGGCATTATACTGGATTTGGAAAAATACATCATTTTCTGAAAATGATATTATAGGTTTGACGCATTATAGAAGATATTTTAAGAAAGGTGTCAAAAATATTATAGCAACAGAAGGAGATATAAAAAAAATATTGAACAGCTATGATATAATAATACCTAAAAAAAGGAACTATTATATTGTTTCAGTTCAGGAACATTATAAAAAAGCCCATTATAGTAAAGACTTGATGTTGGTTAGAGAAATAATTTCAAATAAACAGAGTGAATATTTGGTTCATTTTGATAATATTATGAATGGGAAAACATTATCTCTATATAATATGTTTGTAACATCGTGGGGTATTTTTGAGTCTTACTGTAATTGGGTATTCCCTATATTATTTGAATTAGATACGCGAATTGACAAGGAAAAGTATGACTCATATCAGATGCGTGTCATTGGGTTTTTAGCCGAGCGTCTGTTTAACGTATGGCTGGAGGGGGAAAAGAATAAATTAAAAATTTATGAAATGCCTGTATACAATACCGATGGTGAGAATTTAATAGTAAAAGGTATTAACTTGATTAAAAGGCAGTATTGCTCATGA
- a CDS encoding glycosyltransferase has protein sequence MSKILLITDNAYTYTGREKICDFMVSSFSGKNNVVDVFSCKGSGEPFYAYSGVNCIKSFENSKWPLLDIVNSINESSYDYIFVVSMGKLSVFFALLSFRIKKVNLKKISCEHISLDSLKWYVRVLKRIMLKKYDKVIVLTERDKNVLVEWGIKADVIENPIDYKNFFRKKRCYKAVAIGRLNKQKNFCELIKIWGLFIKENPQWTLNILGDGEEMESLSSEIKKRELEGCIFLRGRVSNVHDYYMDSDICLMTSVYEGLPMALLEAKSYSLPAVAYDCPTGPKEIIEDGIDGFVVQLHNQSEFVYKMNTLANDDELFYSFSSATLKTALRFDSANINKKWCALILN, from the coding sequence ATGAGTAAGATACTTTTGATTACCGATAATGCATATACCTACACCGGAAGAGAGAAGATATGTGATTTTATGGTGTCATCATTTAGTGGGAAAAATAACGTTGTTGATGTGTTCAGCTGTAAAGGTTCAGGAGAACCATTTTACGCATATAGTGGTGTCAATTGTATAAAATCATTTGAAAATTCTAAGTGGCCATTGTTAGATATTGTTAATTCTATCAATGAATCGTCTTATGATTATATTTTTGTTGTAAGTATGGGTAAATTGAGTGTTTTCTTCGCATTGTTGTCATTTAGAATTAAAAAAGTAAATTTAAAAAAAATATCATGTGAACATATATCGTTAGACTCTCTTAAATGGTATGTTCGTGTGCTAAAAAGAATTATGCTGAAAAAATATGATAAAGTAATAGTGTTAACTGAAAGAGATAAAAATGTTTTGGTAGAATGGGGAATTAAAGCTGATGTAATAGAGAACCCAATTGACTACAAAAACTTTTTTAGGAAGAAACGATGTTATAAGGCTGTCGCTATAGGAAGGTTGAATAAACAAAAAAATTTCTGTGAGTTAATAAAAATATGGGGGCTATTTATAAAAGAGAATCCTCAATGGACACTAAATATACTTGGAGATGGTGAGGAAATGGAGTCTTTATCGAGTGAAATAAAAAAAAGAGAATTAGAAGGTTGTATATTTTTGCGAGGGAGAGTCAGTAATGTTCATGATTATTATATGGATTCTGATATCTGCCTTATGACTTCTGTATATGAAGGACTACCAATGGCTTTATTAGAGGCTAAATCCTATTCATTACCAGCGGTTGCATATGATTGCCCCACTGGTCCAAAAGAAATTATAGAAGATGGTATTGATGGATTTGTTGTTCAACTTCATAATCAGAGTGAATTTGTTTATAAAATGAATACACTGGCCAATGATGATGAACTGTTCTATAGTTTCTCTTCTGCGACATTGAAGACGGCTCTTAGATTTGATAGTGCTAATATTAACAAAAAATGGTGTGCCCTGATTTTAAACTAG
- a CDS encoding EpsG family protein, whose translation MTMLPYWYLSFFFIVMIFFDVYLRNDEVAHVKYNKQILLYLYILSVIVLIFFGGIRGAGTGVDDSMYRITFSEIEQKSVMLSIGDIINQYKYEPITTIVMMAVSIFTKNADIFIFAYLLISVFINSYTYKKYSPLFLISLAVYSSHLYLNKDLNQIRFGLSSALFVLSMCYLHENKYTKSIIFIVMAALSHQTALAGVVMYLVRPFVKWKYMPFLIVLICIPLGFLGGKNIFGWAFGYLPQIVSNYQGTEFDTEIPLVSVANIKNVFFVFIFCFFLLDKNGKLSTEQIGLSYILILVYAIGAGVRMVFHDFSIIGGRVGNLFLHVEPLLISLLCFRLIKYRFLMVIFIVSIIMYYFYYNTIANPQSLMGYKVSDTFNIY comes from the coding sequence ATGACCATGCTTCCATATTGGTATCTTTCATTTTTTTTTATTGTAATGATTTTTTTTGATGTATATTTGAGAAATGACGAAGTCGCGCATGTTAAATATAATAAACAGATATTATTATACCTCTATATTCTATCCGTTATTGTACTGATTTTTTTTGGTGGTATAAGAGGTGCTGGTACTGGTGTTGATGATTCGATGTACAGAATAACATTCAGTGAAATAGAACAGAAATCAGTAATGCTTTCTATAGGGGATATAATTAATCAGTATAAATATGAGCCTATTACAACGATTGTTATGATGGCTGTTTCTATTTTTACGAAGAATGCTGATATTTTTATTTTTGCTTATCTTCTGATATCGGTATTTATCAATTCATATACATACAAAAAATACTCCCCGTTATTTTTAATATCTTTGGCTGTTTATTCATCTCATCTGTATTTGAATAAGGATCTAAACCAGATTAGGTTCGGTCTTAGTAGTGCTCTTTTTGTATTATCTATGTGCTATTTGCATGAGAATAAATATACTAAATCTATTATTTTTATCGTAATGGCTGCACTGTCTCACCAAACTGCTTTAGCGGGTGTTGTGATGTATTTAGTCCGCCCCTTTGTCAAATGGAAATATATGCCTTTCCTAATTGTGCTTATATGTATTCCATTGGGTTTTTTGGGAGGGAAAAATATATTTGGCTGGGCGTTCGGATATTTGCCGCAAATAGTTTCTAACTATCAGGGTACTGAATTTGATACGGAAATACCACTTGTCAGTGTAGCCAACATAAAGAATGTGTTCTTCGTATTCATTTTTTGTTTTTTCCTTCTGGATAAGAATGGGAAACTTAGTACAGAACAAATTGGGTTGTCATATATACTTATTCTTGTATATGCAATTGGTGCTGGTGTACGTATGGTTTTTCACGATTTTTCTATTATAGGTGGGCGCGTAGGGAATCTGTTCCTGCATGTAGAGCCGTTACTTATTTCATTGTTATGTTTTAGGTTGATAAAATATCGATTCTTAATGGTTATATTTATTGTTTCTATAATAATGTATTACTTTTATTACAATACTATTGCAAATCCACAATCTTTGATGGGATACAAGGTATCTGATACATTCAACATTTATTAA